Proteins found in one Sardina pilchardus chromosome 3, fSarPil1.1, whole genome shotgun sequence genomic segment:
- the LOC134076285 gene encoding protein SCO1 homolog, mitochondrial isoform X1 — protein MRLAVAVSGRALKCLPQMFSPVTSLRGLRTHTVCRYAIHVTARTFSACTNITLLRTHQPISSLTCRTLGYVCNTRTFASMPPPPPRGGKKNEPVTWKSLVVTFAIGGAMLGVMKIFKKEKEESLERERTRSVGKAALGGPFSLIDHNNKPCKSEDFLGQWVLLYFGFTHCPDICPDEIEKMIEVVDEIDRIKSLPNVTPILITIDPERDTAEAMSAYVKEFSPKLIGLTGATAQIDQVSRAYRVYYSQGPKDEDNDYIVDHTIIMYLVGPDGDFLEYFGQNKKNTEISASIASHMRKYRQNK, from the exons ATGAGGCTTGCTGTGGCAGTCAGTGGCCGGGCTCTAAAATGTTTACCGCAGATGTTTTCTCCCGTTACTTCACTGAGAGgtttgagaacacacacagtctgccgGTACGCTATTCATGTGACTGCACGGACTTTTTCAGCGTGTACCAATATCACGCTCTTGAGAACACACCAACCG ATTTCATCGTTGACGTGTAGAACGTTGGGATATGTATGTAACACAAGAACATTCGCTTCGATGCCTCCACCGCCCCCACGTGGTGGCAAGAAGAATGAG CCAGTGACTTGGAAATCCTTAGTAGTGACATTTGCCATTGGTGGAGCTATGCTTGGGGTGATGAAAATattcaagaaagaaaaagaagaat cattagagagagaaaggacaaggTCAGTGGGGAAGGCAGCTCTGGGAGGTCCGTTCTCTCTCATCGACCACAACAACAAGCCATGCAAGAGTGAGGATTTCCTTGGTCAGTGGGTTCTCCTCTACTTCGGCTTCACTCATTGTCCAGACATTTGTCCAGATGAAATTGAGAAAATGATTGAGGTCGTGGATGAAATCG ACAGGATAAAGTCTCTTCCCAACGTGACGCCAATCCTCATCACAATCGACCCAGAGAGAGATACTGCCGAGGCTATGTCTGCGTATGTGAAAG AATTTTCTCCAAAGCTCATTGGTTTAACAGGTGCAACTGCACAAATTGATCAGGTTTCTCGAGCCTATCGAGTGTACTACAGCCAGGGACCAAAAGATGAAGACAACGACTACATA GTTGATCACACAATTATCATGTACTTGGTTGGTCCCGACGGTGACTTTTTGGAGTATTTTGGACAGAACAAGAAGAATACGGAGATTTCAGCTTCCATTGCTTCACACATGCGGAAGTATCGGCAGAATAAGTAG
- the LOC134076285 gene encoding protein SCO1 homolog, mitochondrial isoform X2, translating into MLGVMKIFKKEKEESLERERTRSVGKAALGGPFSLIDHNNKPCKSEDFLGQWVLLYFGFTHCPDICPDEIEKMIEVVDEIDRIKSLPNVTPILITIDPERDTAEAMSAYVKEFSPKLIGLTGATAQIDQVSRAYRVYYSQGPKDEDNDYIVDHTIIMYLVGPDGDFLEYFGQNKKNTEISASIASHMRKYRQNK; encoded by the exons ATGCTTGGGGTGATGAAAATattcaagaaagaaaaagaagaat cattagagagagaaaggacaaggTCAGTGGGGAAGGCAGCTCTGGGAGGTCCGTTCTCTCTCATCGACCACAACAACAAGCCATGCAAGAGTGAGGATTTCCTTGGTCAGTGGGTTCTCCTCTACTTCGGCTTCACTCATTGTCCAGACATTTGTCCAGATGAAATTGAGAAAATGATTGAGGTCGTGGATGAAATCG ACAGGATAAAGTCTCTTCCCAACGTGACGCCAATCCTCATCACAATCGACCCAGAGAGAGATACTGCCGAGGCTATGTCTGCGTATGTGAAAG AATTTTCTCCAAAGCTCATTGGTTTAACAGGTGCAACTGCACAAATTGATCAGGTTTCTCGAGCCTATCGAGTGTACTACAGCCAGGGACCAAAAGATGAAGACAACGACTACATA GTTGATCACACAATTATCATGTACTTGGTTGGTCCCGACGGTGACTTTTTGGAGTATTTTGGACAGAACAAGAAGAATACGGAGATTTCAGCTTCCATTGCTTCACACATGCGGAAGTATCGGCAGAATAAGTAG